In Synechocystis sp. PCC 6714, the following are encoded in one genomic region:
- a CDS encoding glycosyltransferase gives MKIVIDGIFFQIANTGIARVWQTLLKKWCDSGFIENIILINRGYTAPEVQGLKYYHLPLFNYEEEALFSIQLQYICDQFNADLFISTYYTTPLFTPSILMIHDMIPEVIGLDLKEFWWREKHYSILYASRYITVSRNTTEDLIKFFPEIEPSQISTIYNGVDNIFFPASPSEITATEDNFAIGSPYVLLVGSRLSLNNYKNATILFKALNESEELQQLTIVCVGGEKTLEPQLADLCGNINICLIQPTDWELRAIYSGAIALVYPSLYEGFGLPILEAMACGCPVITCSNSSLPEVGGDAAIYINGQDVGEMVEALKKVQNKAIRHQLIEKGKKQAKKFSWSTAADKISSLCLKTIDEGKNRPKKFNFMGLWQDFRQTQVQERKYRLLAGEINQKNIELHQAIAQLEGEHRNLTEQIEQQNQLIAQLESRNQALQVDLDHYSLQIEELSNTKKTLKRLCKKALGKLLRFRIN, from the coding sequence ATGAAAATTGTAATTGATGGCATCTTTTTCCAAATTGCCAACACAGGCATTGCTCGGGTTTGGCAGACTTTGTTGAAGAAGTGGTGTGATTCCGGTTTTATAGAAAATATTATTTTGATTAATCGCGGTTACACAGCTCCCGAGGTACAAGGGCTTAAATACTACCATTTACCGTTGTTTAATTACGAAGAAGAAGCGCTATTTTCCATTCAATTACAGTATATTTGTGATCAGTTTAATGCTGATTTATTTATTTCCACCTATTACACTACGCCCTTGTTCACCCCCTCTATTTTAATGATCCATGACATGATTCCAGAAGTGATTGGTTTGGATTTAAAAGAGTTTTGGTGGCGGGAAAAACATTACTCCATACTCTACGCAAGTCGATACATTACGGTCTCAAGAAATACAACCGAGGACTTGATCAAGTTTTTTCCCGAGATCGAGCCTTCCCAAATTAGTACTATTTATAATGGTGTAGATAACATTTTTTTCCCTGCCTCTCCATCAGAAATCACCGCCACTGAAGATAATTTTGCCATCGGCTCGCCCTATGTACTTTTGGTGGGGTCGCGGCTAAGTCTCAATAATTATAAAAATGCAACTATCTTATTTAAGGCTCTAAATGAAAGCGAAGAACTTCAGCAACTTACTATTGTTTGTGTAGGAGGAGAAAAAACTTTAGAACCACAATTAGCCGACCTATGTGGCAACATCAATATTTGCTTGATTCAACCCACAGATTGGGAATTAAGGGCAATTTACTCAGGGGCGATCGCCTTAGTTTACCCTTCTTTGTATGAAGGCTTTGGTTTACCTATTCTTGAGGCTATGGCCTGCGGCTGTCCGGTGATTACCTGTTCTAATTCTTCTTTACCAGAGGTGGGGGGAGATGCAGCCATTTATATCAATGGCCAAGATGTGGGAGAAATGGTTGAAGCTTTGAAGAAAGTCCAAAATAAAGCAATCCGGCATCAATTAATTGAAAAGGGTAAAAAGCAGGCGAAAAAATTTTCCTGGTCAACAGCCGCCGATAAAATTAGTAGTTTGTGTCTAAAAACAATTGATGAGGGGAAGAATAGACCAAAGAAATTTAACTTTATGGGGCTATGGCAAGATTTCAGACAGACTCAAGTGCAAGAACGCAAATATCGTCTTCTGGCGGGGGAAATCAATCAAAAAAACATTGAATTGCACCAGGCAATTGCCCAGTTGGAGGGTGAGCACAGGAATTTAACGGAGCAAATAGAGCAGCAAAACCAGCTCATTGCCCAATTGGAAAGCCGCAACCAGGCCCTACAAGTTGACCTCGACCATTATTCCCTACAAATTGAGGAGTTATCAAATACAAAAAAGACGCTTAAAAGGCTGTGTAAAAAGGCATTGGGCAAACTGCTGCGGTTTAGGATCAACTAA
- the petB gene encoding cytochrome b6, giving the protein MFSKEVTESKVFQWFNDRLEVQAISDDIASKYVPPHVNIFYCLGGLTLTCFLIQFATGFAMTFYYKPTVTEAFASVQYIMNEVNFGWLIRSIHRWSASMMVLMMILHVFRVYLTGGFKKPRELTWVVGVMLAVTTVTFGVTGYSLPWDQVGYWAVKIVSGVPAAIPVVGDQLVTLMRGSESVGQATLTRFYSLHTFVLPWAIAVLLLLHFLMIRKQGISGPL; this is encoded by the coding sequence ATGTTTTCAAAAGAAGTCACCGAATCAAAAGTTTTTCAATGGTTCAATGATCGCCTGGAAGTGCAAGCCATCTCCGACGACATTGCCAGCAAATACGTTCCTCCCCACGTAAACATATTTTACTGTCTGGGGGGTTTGACCCTGACCTGCTTCCTGATCCAGTTTGCCACTGGATTTGCCATGACCTTTTACTACAAACCCACGGTCACGGAAGCCTTTGCCTCTGTCCAATACATCATGAATGAAGTCAACTTCGGTTGGCTGATCCGTTCCATCCACCGCTGGTCCGCCAGCATGATGGTGCTGATGATGATTCTCCACGTTTTCCGGGTTTACCTTACCGGTGGTTTCAAAAAGCCCCGGGAATTGACCTGGGTTGTCGGTGTGATGTTAGCTGTCACCACTGTTACCTTTGGGGTAACTGGATATTCCCTTCCCTGGGACCAGGTGGGCTACTGGGCGGTAAAAATCGTTTCCGGTGTGCCGGCGGCCATTCCCGTAGTTGGGGACCAATTGGTGACCCTCATGCGGGGTAGTGAAAGTGTTGGCCAAGCTACTTTGACCCGTTTCTATAGCCTCCACACCTTTGTCTTGCCCTGGGCGATCGCCGTTCTGCTCCTACTGCACTTCCTGATGATCCGTAAACAAGGCATTTCCGGTCCTTTGTAA
- the petD gene encoding cytochrome b6-f complex subunit IV has protein sequence MSIIKKPDLSDPELRAKLAKGMGHNYYGEPAWPNDILYMFPICILGALGLIAGLAILDPAMVGEPADPFATPLEILPEWYLYPTFQILRILPNKLLGIAGMAAIPLGLMLVPFIESVNKFQNPFRRPIAMTIFLFGTAAALWLGAGATFPIDKSLTLGLF, from the coding sequence ATGAGCATTATCAAAAAACCGGATCTCAGCGATCCCGAATTGCGGGCCAAACTAGCCAAGGGTATGGGACACAACTACTATGGTGAACCTGCCTGGCCCAACGATATTCTTTACATGTTTCCCATTTGCATTCTGGGTGCCCTGGGTCTAATTGCTGGGTTAGCCATCCTAGACCCCGCCATGGTGGGAGAGCCGGCGGATCCCTTTGCAACTCCCCTGGAAATTTTGCCCGAATGGTATTTGTACCCCACTTTCCAAATTTTGCGGATTTTACCCAACAAACTGTTAGGCATTGCTGGTATGGCCGCCATTCCCTTGGGCTTAATGCTGGTGCCTTTCATTGAAAGTGTGAACAAATTCCAAAATCCATTCCGTCGCCCCATTGCCATGACCATTTTCCTGTTTGGCACTGCGGCCGCTTTATGGTTGGGTGCTGGCGCTACTTTCCCCATTGATAAGTCTTTAACCCTTGGCTTGTTTTAA
- a CDS encoding SxtJ family membrane protein, translating to MTNTTTAPTVKILREFAWIMAGMIAFIFGLLIPLLKGHGLPILPWAIAVAFVGLGLVAPRSLGPVYELWLKIGHVLGWINSRIILTIIFVVVVTPMALVMKLLKRDTMARQLEPQRITYRSPCRPRDISHLQKPY from the coding sequence ATGACAAATACTACAACTGCCCCCACAGTTAAAATACTGCGGGAATTTGCCTGGATTATGGCGGGGATGATTGCCTTTATCTTTGGTTTACTCATTCCCCTGCTCAAAGGCCATGGACTCCCCATATTACCTTGGGCGATCGCCGTTGCCTTTGTGGGGCTGGGGCTGGTGGCGCCCCGTAGTTTGGGGCCAGTGTATGAACTATGGCTAAAAATTGGCCATGTTTTAGGATGGATCAATAGCCGCATCATTTTGACCATAATTTTTGTGGTGGTGGTTACCCCCATGGCCCTAGTGATGAAGTTATTAAAAAGGGATACCATGGCCCGTCAACTGGAGCCCCAACGGATTACCTATCGATCGCCTTGTCGTCCCCGGGACATTAGTCATTTACAAAAACCCTACTAA
- a CDS encoding DUF5989 family protein, which produces MEGFIELLQDIWGFLRERKKYWLFPLILTLVLLGALIIFTQGSAIAPFIYTLF; this is translated from the coding sequence ATGGAAGGATTTATCGAATTATTGCAGGATATTTGGGGCTTTTTGCGAGAGAGAAAAAAATATTGGCTGTTTCCCTTGATTTTAACCCTCGTTCTCCTCGGTGCTTTGATTATTTTTACCCAAGGTTCGGCGATCGCCCCCTTTATCTACACCCTTTTTTAA